CCGAACTTCGATCCCAATTTGAAAGAGGAATCCATCACATGTGCAGCTTGTCATGTTCGAGATGGTGCAGTGATTGGGTTGAGAGGAGATACAATGGCTCCCCATGCAGTCAAAATAGATCCGGAATTCTTATCACGACAATACTGTTTGACCTGCCACAACGTGACAGACGAACTAACCCCAAGCCTGGTTTGCAGCTTTCAGACTGGCGATGAGTGGGCCGCCGGTCCCTATCCCGAAAGGGGGCGTGATTGTATATCCTGCCACATGCCTGAGGTCTATCGTTCTCTGACTGGTTATACTCAGGCTCGGTGGACACGACGGCATACCTGGATCGGCAGTGCGATCCCGAAATTTATGGGGCAGGGTAAAATTGTGAGCGGGTACAAAAGAGGCATGGAGATAGACATTCAATCTTCACAGAAATCCCTCACATCGGGAGACAGCACTTTTGTCACAATAACAGTTACCAATCAGAATGCCGGCCATTATTTACCAACTGGTGATCCCGAGTATTTTATTACTTTGGATCTAAGCTTGGAGAATGATGAAGGAAGAGTGATCGCCGACACAACATATCGAATCGGTCAATTGTGGAAGTGGTGGCCTAAGGCGGAGAAAGTATTTGACAATCGGCTGCGACCTTTGGAAAAAAGGAATTACTTGTTTTCATTCACGGTTCCTAAAAATGGCGGAGATCGTACATTCAAAGTTATAATAACCAATCATCGTTTGACCGAGGAGAATGCCAAAGCCACAAACATATTTGGTATAGCTCCTCTGAATGCAGTCGTTTTCGAGAAGGAGATTGTTTTTGAAAATCCGGAATGAACTTAAGGGTATGGGTGGTGGGAATGTTTAGAGATACAAGGAAGAACAAAATGCCTAAATTGCCTAAAGTTAGAAGTGCCTAAATTTATTAGGAATTAACATGTGAGATGGAGAAACGAAACCGGCGAATGGGAGAATGGGTAAACGGGAGAAGGCAAATATGAAAAAGAAAGGGACTTGCCTGGAAACATGC
Above is a window of candidate division KSB1 bacterium DNA encoding:
- a CDS encoding cytochrome C554 and C-prime, yielding MKMISTLLNITSKAFVCSIFLIIQNCTYSNDGQPKIQPLTEHWEKPIPHQTIPAGLNSISAKECGVCHQEIYKEWKDSFHAIALQDPQFQGEWKRDGNLWVCINCHTPLQDQQEFIILGKEDGDYYKPVQKSNPNFDPNLKEESITCAACHVRDGAVIGLRGDTMAPHAVKIDPEFLSRQYCLTCHNVTDELTPSLVCSFQTGDEWAAGPYPERGRDCISCHMPEVYRSLTGYTQARWTRRHTWIGSAIPKFMGQGKIVSGYKRGMEIDIQSSQKSLTSGDSTFVTITVTNQNAGHYLPTGDPEYFITLDLSLENDEGRVIADTTYRIGQLWKWWPKAEKVFDNRLRPLEKRNYLFSFTVPKNGGDRTFKVIITNHRLTEENAKATNIFGIAPLNAVVFEKEIVFENPE